Within Cryptosporangium aurantiacum, the genomic segment CACGACTCCCGGCTCGGCAGAGAGCTTGTCGAGCGCGCCGCGGGTCTCGTGCCGCAAGCCTTCCCCGTGGGCGAAGGACCGGACCACATCGGCCAGTTCGCGATGGTCGGCAGTGATGGCCAGGGACATCGGCAACTCTCCGTCTCGTGGGTTAGCTCAGGCCGGGTCGCGCGGAAGGCCGAGTGCCCGCTCGGCGACGACGTTGCGGAGAACCTCATTGGCGCCGCCGGCGATCGTGTAGGCGCGGGCGTACAGGTAGGCGTCCTGCCACCAGCCGTCGGCGATCGCACCCGGATCGCCCTCGGTGAGCAGGCCGTCGACTCCCTGCAGGCTCATGCCGGCCACCGCGAGGTCATGGTTGATCTCGCTGAAGAAGATCTTGGCCAGCGGGGCATCCGCCGGCGTCTCGGTGCGGGCCAGCATGCGGGATCGGACCAGACCGGTCACCGCCTGGTTGACCAGCACGCGCGTGGCCAGTTCCCCGATGGTTTCCCGCACGTCGGAGAATTCGACGGTCGGACCGGCCACGGCCAGCAGGTCCTCCAGCTGGAGTTGCAGTTCGACTCCGCTGGCACCGACGCCCGAGCGCTCGTGGACGAGACTGGAGTTGGCCACGCGCCAGCCGTTGTCGACCTCGCCGATCACGTTCGCCGCGGGGATCCGGACGGAGTCGAAAAAGACCTCATTGAAGTCGGACGTTCCGGTGATCTCGCGCAGCGGTCGCACGTCGACGCCCGGCGTGCGCATGTCCAGCGCGAACGCGGTGATGCCGCGGTGCTTGGGGGCATCGGGATTCGTGCGCGCGAGCAGGTACCCCACGTCAGCGTGCTGGCCGTTCGTGGTCCACACCTTCTGCCCGTCCACCACGAACTCGTCGCCGTGCCGCACCGCCCGCGTCTGCAGGGAGGCCAGATCGCTGCCGGCGCCCGGCTCGCTGAACAGCTGGCACCAGATGTCCTCACACCGCCGGATCCGCGGCAGGAAGTGGGCCTGCTGCTCCGGCGTGCCGAACTCGAGGATCGCCCCGGCGGCGAGCGAGGCCGCGCCGATCGGGGGCCACGTGCGTGCCCGGGCGATCTCCTCGGCCACGATGAACGCCTCGAGCGGGTGCGCGTCGGGACGACCACCGAATTCTTTCGGCCAGCCGATCCCCAGGTAACCCGCCTCGTAGAGTGCGGCGGTCCACCGGCGGATCGCGGGGATGAGCTCGGCTTCGGGCGCCCGCACGCCGGTGTGCTTCTTGGTCCCGGGAGCGTGCTCGGCGATGAACGCCCGCACCTCCGCCCGGAAGACCTCGAGCTCTCGGGGGGATTCCAGCCTCATCGGTGCTCTCCTCCAGGCCGGGACGGGCGGCAACAGACCCAAGCGTAACGCTCCGACACCCTAAGAGGGTACTCAATGCGGCATCTCCACCGTCAATGGAGGGAAAGACTGGCAATGCAGTGCACTCTTTGCGATGCTCGCGGCATGAGCGTACGAGGGTTGGACAACGGGGAACACGCCGCGCTGATCATCAACGAGTGCCAGAACAGCATGGTGAACCCGGAGATCGGCGGCAGGGACGGCCTGGCGGGCGAGGCCGCGCGCCGGCATCTCGTCCCGCGGCTGGCCGAGCTGGCGCAGGCGTGCCGTGAAGCGGGCGTGCTGGTGGTGCACACGACGATCGTGCCGCGCCGGGACTACGCCGGCACGATGCGTAACTGTCTGCTGCTCGCCTCGCTGGTGAAGAAGGGGACCGTGGTCGCCGGATCCCCGGCCGCGCAGATCCACCCGGACCTCGCGCCGCAGGACGGCGACGTCGTCTCGGAGCGGGTGCACGGGCTGTCGCCGTTCCACTCCACCGAACTGGAGCCGATCCTGCGTTCCCGTGGGGTGCAGACGGTGATGATCGCCGGCGTCTCGACCAACATCGGCGTGCCGGGCGCCTGCCTCGAGGCGGTGAACCGCGGCTTCAACGTCGTCGTTCCCGAGGACTGCACCGCGGGCGCCTGGCCGGAGGCGCACGAGTTCCAGGTGACGCACACGCTGCCGCTGCTCGCTACCGTGACGACGAGCGACGCGATCCGCACGGTGCTGGCCGGACGTACCGTCCGGGCATGAGTA encodes:
- a CDS encoding acyl-CoA dehydrogenase family protein, giving the protein MRLESPRELEVFRAEVRAFIAEHAPGTKKHTGVRAPEAELIPAIRRWTAALYEAGYLGIGWPKEFGGRPDAHPLEAFIVAEEIARARTWPPIGAASLAAGAILEFGTPEQQAHFLPRIRRCEDIWCQLFSEPGAGSDLASLQTRAVRHGDEFVVDGQKVWTTNGQHADVGYLLARTNPDAPKHRGITAFALDMRTPGVDVRPLREITGTSDFNEVFFDSVRIPAANVIGEVDNGWRVANSSLVHERSGVGASGVELQLQLEDLLAVAGPTVEFSDVRETIGELATRVLVNQAVTGLVRSRMLARTETPADAPLAKIFFSEINHDLAVAGMSLQGVDGLLTEGDPGAIADGWWQDAYLYARAYTIAGGANEVLRNVVAERALGLPRDPA
- a CDS encoding isochorismatase family cysteine hydrolase produces the protein MSVRGLDNGEHAALIINECQNSMVNPEIGGRDGLAGEAARRHLVPRLAELAQACREAGVLVVHTTIVPRRDYAGTMRNCLLLASLVKKGTVVAGSPAAQIHPDLAPQDGDVVSERVHGLSPFHSTELEPILRSRGVQTVMIAGVSTNIGVPGACLEAVNRGFNVVVPEDCTAGAWPEAHEFQVTHTLPLLATVTTSDAIRTVLAGRTVRA